In one window of Camelina sativa cultivar DH55 chromosome 15, Cs, whole genome shotgun sequence DNA:
- the LOC104744914 gene encoding pentatricopeptide repeat-containing protein At3g07290, mitochondrial-like isoform X2 yields the protein MFPGRDGASRRRIFTEKSQLGKEQFSQIPSLSHEPTCRFTGHCASTQRQRHLRSFFHVGLQAFLVLFRASSENSASETNCFFRTIVNALCKNGFTNAAEMFMCKFIKIGFVLDSHICTSLLLGFCRGLYISDALKVFDVMSREGSCSPNSVSYSILIHGLCEVGRLEEAFGFKDQMGEKGCYPSTRTYTVLIKALCDRGLIDKAFNLLDEMIARGCKPNAHTYTVLIDGLCRDGKVEEANGVFRNMVVDGIFPSVVTYNALINGYCKDGRVVPAFELLAVMEKRACKPNVRTFNELMEGLCRVGKPYKAVHLMKRMVDNGLSPDIVSYNVLIDGLCREGHMTVAYKLLNLMNSFDLEPDCLTYTAIINALCKHGKADVASAFLGLMLRKGINLDEVTGTTLIDGFCKVGETRNAMYILETLVQMRILTTPHSLNVLLDMLSKGCKVKEELAVLGKINKLGLVPSVVTYTTLVDGLIRSGDISGSFRMVELMKLSGCLPNVYPYTIIINGLCQLGRVEEAEKLLSAMQDSGISPNHVTYTVLVKGYVDNGRLDCAIETVRAMVERGYELNDRIYSSLLRGYVLSQKGIHISDESTLRETDPECINELISMVEQLGCGSTSGLCIFLVTRLCKEGRTDESNDLVQTTLKNGVFLEKAVDIIIESYCSKKKHIKCLELITLVLESGYVPSFKSFCQVIQGLKKEGDTERARELVMELLTSNGVVEKVEMLAYVECLMEGDETGDCSEVIDLVDQLHCRGRPTF from the exons ATGTTCCCCGGACGAGATGGCGCCTCACGCCGTCGCATCTTTACTGAAAAATCCCAATTGGGAAAAGAACAGTTCTCTCAAATCCCTAGTCTCTCACATGAACCCACATGTCGCTTCACAGGTCATTGCGCTTCAACGCAGCGACAACGACATTTGCGTTCGTTTTTTCATGTGGGTCTGCAAGCATTCCTCGTATTGTTTCGAGCCAGCTCAGAGAACTCAGCTTCTGAAACTAATTGTTTCTTCCG AACCATTGTCAATGCTCTGTGTAAGAATGGATTCACGAATGCAGCTGAGATGTTTATGTGTAAGTTTATCAAAATTGGGTTTGTGTTAGATTCCCATATTTGCACTTCTTTGTTGCTTGGTTTTTGCCGTGGGTTGTATATAAGTGATGCGCTCAAGGTGTTTGATGTTATGTCCAGAGAGGGAAGTTGTTCACCAAACTCTGTTAGTTACTCCATATTGATTCACGGGTTGTGTGAAGTAGGAAGACTTGAAGAAGCCTTTGGGTTTAAAGATCAAATGGGTGAGAAAGGTTGCTATCCAAGCACACGTACTTATACTGTGCTTATTAAAGCCTTGTGTGATAGAGGTTTGATTGATAAAGCTTTTAACTTGCTTGATGAGATGATTGCTAGAGGGTGCAAACCAAACGCTCACACTTACACCGTTTTGATTGATGGGTTGTGTAGAGACGGAAAGGTTGAAGAGGCTAATGGTGTTTTTCGAAATATGGTTGTGGACGGGATATTTCCTAGTGTTGTAACTTACAATGCGTTGATAAATGGATACTGCAAAGATGGACGGGTTGTTCCCGCGTTTGAACTTCTTGCTGTAATGGAGAAGAGGGCTTGCAAACCAAATGTAAGAACTTTCAATGAGCTTATGGAAGGGTTGTGCAGAGTTGGGAAACCATACAAGGCCGTGCATCTTATGAAGAGAATGGTTGACAATGGTCTGTCACCTGACATTGTTAGCTATAATGTTTTGATCGATGGGCTTTGTAGAGAAGGTCATATGACTGTGGCTTACAAGCTACTTAACTTGATGAACTCTTTTGATCTTGAGCCTGATTGTCTTACATATACCGCTATAATCAATGCTCTCTGCAAACATGGGAAGGCTGACGTAGCTAGTGCGTTCTTAGGTTTGATGCTTAGAAAAGGAATAAACCTTGATGAAGTAACAGGTACAACTCTTATTGATGGTTTCTGTAAAGTCGGTGAAACCCGGAACGCAATGTATATCCTGGAGACATTGGTTCAGATGAGAATATTGACAACTCCTCACTCCCTGAATGTGCTTCTTGATATGCTCAGTAAAGGTTGTAAAGTGAAAGAGGAATTAGCAGTGCTCGGGAAAATTAATAAGCTTGGTTTAGTTCCTTCAGTGGTGACTTACACAACATTGGTTGACGGGTTGATTCGATCAGGTGATATAAGTGGTTCCTTCAGGATGGTAGAACTGATGAAGTTAAGTGGTTGTTTGCCAAATGTCTATCCAtacacaatcatcatcaacggTCTTTGTCAACTAGGAAGAGTCGAGGAAGCAGAGAAGCTTCTTTCTGCTATGCAAGATTCAGGAATTTCACCAAACCATGTTACTTATACTGTTTTGGTGAAAGGATATGTTGATAATGGAAGACTAGATTGTGCTATCGAAACCGTAAGGGCAATGGTTGAAAGAGGATATGAACTAAATGATCGTATCTATTCTTCATTGTTACGGGGATATGTCTTATCTCAAAAGGGTATCCATATTTCAGATGAGAGTACTCTGAGAGAAACCGATCCTGAATGCATCAACGAGCTCATATCTATGGTTGAACAACTTGGCTGCGGGTCTACCAGCGGATTATGTATTTTCTTGGTCACACGGTTATGCAAAGAGGGAAGAACGGATGAGTCCAACGATCTAGTCCAAACTACACTCAAGAACGGTGTATTTCTTGAGAAGGCCGTCGACATCATCATAGAATCATACTGCAGCAAGAAGAAACACATCAAATGCCTGGAGCTGATAACACTTGTTCTCGAATCCGGGTATGTCCCGAGTTTCAAATCCTTCTGCCAAGTGATTCAAGGTCTGAAGAAGGAAGGAGATACCGAACGGGCACGTGAGCTAGTAATGGAGCTTCTTACCTCAAATGGAGTTGTAGAGAAAGTTGAGATGTTGGCTTATGTAGAGTGTCTAATGGAAGGAGATGAAACTGGTGATTGCAGTGAAGTAATAGATCTGGTTGATCAATTGCACTGCAGAGGAAGACCCACCTTCTAA
- the LOC104744914 gene encoding pentatricopeptide repeat-containing protein At3g07290, mitochondrial-like isoform X1 encodes MLIRIRSPRKILALGLHVFSTSNAFFSVSSRPSQCSPDEMAPHAVASLLKNPNWEKNSSLKSLVSHMNPHVASQVIALQRSDNDICVRFFMWVCKHSSYCFEPAQRTQLLKLIVSSGMYRVAHDVILVLIRECSSRCEKEMLRLMSCFDELRGVFGFRLNYPCYSSLLMSLAKLDLGFLAYVTYRRMESDGFVVGMIDYRTIVNALCKNGFTNAAEMFMCKFIKIGFVLDSHICTSLLLGFCRGLYISDALKVFDVMSREGSCSPNSVSYSILIHGLCEVGRLEEAFGFKDQMGEKGCYPSTRTYTVLIKALCDRGLIDKAFNLLDEMIARGCKPNAHTYTVLIDGLCRDGKVEEANGVFRNMVVDGIFPSVVTYNALINGYCKDGRVVPAFELLAVMEKRACKPNVRTFNELMEGLCRVGKPYKAVHLMKRMVDNGLSPDIVSYNVLIDGLCREGHMTVAYKLLNLMNSFDLEPDCLTYTAIINALCKHGKADVASAFLGLMLRKGINLDEVTGTTLIDGFCKVGETRNAMYILETLVQMRILTTPHSLNVLLDMLSKGCKVKEELAVLGKINKLGLVPSVVTYTTLVDGLIRSGDISGSFRMVELMKLSGCLPNVYPYTIIINGLCQLGRVEEAEKLLSAMQDSGISPNHVTYTVLVKGYVDNGRLDCAIETVRAMVERGYELNDRIYSSLLRGYVLSQKGIHISDESTLRETDPECINELISMVEQLGCGSTSGLCIFLVTRLCKEGRTDESNDLVQTTLKNGVFLEKAVDIIIESYCSKKKHIKCLELITLVLESGYVPSFKSFCQVIQGLKKEGDTERARELVMELLTSNGVVEKVEMLAYVECLMEGDETGDCSEVIDLVDQLHCRGRPTF; translated from the coding sequence ATGCTGATACGTATCAGAAGTCCTCGAAAGATCTTAGCTTTGGGGCTTCATGTTTTTTCTACTTCTAACGCCTTCTTCTCCGTCTCTTCTCGACCTTCCCAATGTTCCCCGGACGAGATGGCGCCTCACGCCGTCGCATCTTTACTGAAAAATCCCAATTGGGAAAAGAACAGTTCTCTCAAATCCCTAGTCTCTCACATGAACCCACATGTCGCTTCACAGGTCATTGCGCTTCAACGCAGCGACAACGACATTTGCGTTCGTTTTTTCATGTGGGTCTGCAAGCATTCCTCGTATTGTTTCGAGCCAGCTCAGAGAACTCAGCTTCTGAAACTAATTGTTTCTTCCGGTATGTATCGAGTTGCGCATGATGTTATCCTTGTGTTGATTAGAGAATGTAGTAGTAGATGCGAGAAAGAGATGTTGAGACTAATGAGTTGTTTTGATGAGCTTAGAGGGGTTTTTGGATTCCGGTTAAATTACCCTTGTTACAGCTCTCTTTTGATGTCCTTGGCTAAACTTGATTTGGGGTTTTTGGCTTACGTGACTTACAGAAGAATGGAATCTGACGGATTTGTTGTTGGTATGATTGATTACAGAACCATTGTCAATGCTCTGTGTAAGAATGGATTCACGAATGCAGCTGAGATGTTTATGTGTAAGTTTATCAAAATTGGGTTTGTGTTAGATTCCCATATTTGCACTTCTTTGTTGCTTGGTTTTTGCCGTGGGTTGTATATAAGTGATGCGCTCAAGGTGTTTGATGTTATGTCCAGAGAGGGAAGTTGTTCACCAAACTCTGTTAGTTACTCCATATTGATTCACGGGTTGTGTGAAGTAGGAAGACTTGAAGAAGCCTTTGGGTTTAAAGATCAAATGGGTGAGAAAGGTTGCTATCCAAGCACACGTACTTATACTGTGCTTATTAAAGCCTTGTGTGATAGAGGTTTGATTGATAAAGCTTTTAACTTGCTTGATGAGATGATTGCTAGAGGGTGCAAACCAAACGCTCACACTTACACCGTTTTGATTGATGGGTTGTGTAGAGACGGAAAGGTTGAAGAGGCTAATGGTGTTTTTCGAAATATGGTTGTGGACGGGATATTTCCTAGTGTTGTAACTTACAATGCGTTGATAAATGGATACTGCAAAGATGGACGGGTTGTTCCCGCGTTTGAACTTCTTGCTGTAATGGAGAAGAGGGCTTGCAAACCAAATGTAAGAACTTTCAATGAGCTTATGGAAGGGTTGTGCAGAGTTGGGAAACCATACAAGGCCGTGCATCTTATGAAGAGAATGGTTGACAATGGTCTGTCACCTGACATTGTTAGCTATAATGTTTTGATCGATGGGCTTTGTAGAGAAGGTCATATGACTGTGGCTTACAAGCTACTTAACTTGATGAACTCTTTTGATCTTGAGCCTGATTGTCTTACATATACCGCTATAATCAATGCTCTCTGCAAACATGGGAAGGCTGACGTAGCTAGTGCGTTCTTAGGTTTGATGCTTAGAAAAGGAATAAACCTTGATGAAGTAACAGGTACAACTCTTATTGATGGTTTCTGTAAAGTCGGTGAAACCCGGAACGCAATGTATATCCTGGAGACATTGGTTCAGATGAGAATATTGACAACTCCTCACTCCCTGAATGTGCTTCTTGATATGCTCAGTAAAGGTTGTAAAGTGAAAGAGGAATTAGCAGTGCTCGGGAAAATTAATAAGCTTGGTTTAGTTCCTTCAGTGGTGACTTACACAACATTGGTTGACGGGTTGATTCGATCAGGTGATATAAGTGGTTCCTTCAGGATGGTAGAACTGATGAAGTTAAGTGGTTGTTTGCCAAATGTCTATCCAtacacaatcatcatcaacggTCTTTGTCAACTAGGAAGAGTCGAGGAAGCAGAGAAGCTTCTTTCTGCTATGCAAGATTCAGGAATTTCACCAAACCATGTTACTTATACTGTTTTGGTGAAAGGATATGTTGATAATGGAAGACTAGATTGTGCTATCGAAACCGTAAGGGCAATGGTTGAAAGAGGATATGAACTAAATGATCGTATCTATTCTTCATTGTTACGGGGATATGTCTTATCTCAAAAGGGTATCCATATTTCAGATGAGAGTACTCTGAGAGAAACCGATCCTGAATGCATCAACGAGCTCATATCTATGGTTGAACAACTTGGCTGCGGGTCTACCAGCGGATTATGTATTTTCTTGGTCACACGGTTATGCAAAGAGGGAAGAACGGATGAGTCCAACGATCTAGTCCAAACTACACTCAAGAACGGTGTATTTCTTGAGAAGGCCGTCGACATCATCATAGAATCATACTGCAGCAAGAAGAAACACATCAAATGCCTGGAGCTGATAACACTTGTTCTCGAATCCGGGTATGTCCCGAGTTTCAAATCCTTCTGCCAAGTGATTCAAGGTCTGAAGAAGGAAGGAGATACCGAACGGGCACGTGAGCTAGTAATGGAGCTTCTTACCTCAAATGGAGTTGTAGAGAAAGTTGAGATGTTGGCTTATGTAGAGTGTCTAATGGAAGGAGATGAAACTGGTGATTGCAGTGAAGTAATAGATCTGGTTGATCAATTGCACTGCAGAGGAAGACCCACCTTCTAA